A section of the Micromonas commoda chromosome 14, complete sequence genome encodes:
- a CDS encoding predicted protein — GGNVRVAVRCRPFNAREKQLGSPCVLRMADKTTTIVNPVTGDEKTFTFDYSFWSHDPSSTDPPFASQQDVFDSVGADVLENAWRGYNVCLFAYGQTGSGKSYSMVGCGDAATEGIVPKACREIFARLDKTRGQKAQVEVTMIEIYNERVRDLLDVATNANPFETSEAAGLKVRTHPTVGSYVEGLTPCAVRDYDEVEALMARGAAARTVAATNMNAGSSRAHTIVELRVRRWESDGVEVSSRISLVDLAGSERSDAAGSSGTRLKEGAAINKSLSALGNCIAALAERSSGKGSSTKQIPYRDSTLTLLLKDSLGGNSRTVMIAALSPAAVNYEETLSTLRYADRARHIVSSAVVN; from the coding sequence ggcggcaacgttcgcgtcgcggtgcGATGCCGACCGTTCAACGCCCGCGAGAAGCAGCTCGGCTCTCCGTGCGTCCTCCGCATGGCCGACAAGACCACGACCATCGTCAACcccgtcaccggcgacgagaagACGTTCACGTTCGATTACTCCTTCTGGTCGCACGACCCGTCGTCCACGgacccgccgttcgcgtcccaGCAGGACGTCTTCGACagcgtgggcgcggacgtcctgGAGAACGCGTGGCGCGGGTACAACGTGTGCCTGTTCGCCTACGGACAGACGGGCAGCGGTAAGTCGTATTCCATGGTTGgctgcggcgacgccgccacggaGGGCATCGTGCCCAAGGCGTGCCGCGAGATCTTCGCGCGGCTTGACAAAACCCGCGGACAAAAGGCCCAGGTGGAGGTGACCATGATCGAGATCTACAACGAGCGCGTGAGGGACCTGCtggacgtcgcgacgaacgccaACCCGTTCGAGACGTCGGAAGCGGCGGGTCTGAAGGTCCGGACGCATCCAACCGTCGGATCGTACGTGGAGGGTCTGACGCCGTGCGCGGTGAGGGACtacgacgaggtggaggcgctcatggcgcgcggggcggcggcgaggacggtggcggcgacgaacatgaacgccgggtcgtcgagggcgcaCACCATCGTCGAGTTGAGGGTTCGGCGGTGGGAaagcgacggcgtcgaggtttCGAGTCGGATATCGCTGGTGGACCTCGCGGGTTCGGAGcggtcggacgcggcggggtcgagcGGCACGCGCCtgaaggagggcgccgcgatcAACAAgtcgctctccgcgctggGTAACTGCAtagccgcgctggcggagcgAAGCTCGGGGAAAGGGAGCTCGACGAAGCAGATCCCGTACCGTGATTCCACGCTGACGCTGCTGCTGAAGGACTCGCTCGGCGGCAACTCTCGGACGGTcatgatcgccgcgctgtcacccgccgcggtcaactACGAGGAGACGCTGTCGACGCTGCGCTACGCGGACAGGGCGCGGCACATCGTCAgcagcgccgtcgtcaaC